Within Streptomyces roseirectus, the genomic segment TGCGCGTCATCCACGCGCGCGTGGCCCGCGTCGGGCACCTCCTGGACGACTGGGACGGACTCGGCCTCAAGGCGTACCTCCTGCGCGAGCGCGGCACCGACGGCTCGCCCGTCAACCAGTACGCCCCGTTCTACCTGTGGGACACCACGCGGGGCATGAATCGTTTCCTCTGGTGCGGCCCGTTCCAGGGGCTGAGCGACGACTTCGGGCGGCCGGCCGTGCGGCAGTGGAGCGGTGTGGCGTACGAGGTCGGCGGCGCCGTCGGTTCTCCCGCCGCCGTCGCCGTGCGGCAGCGGGTGCCCGTGCCGCCGGACGGCGTCGTGTACGCCGACGTCATGGAGGGCGAGGCCGAGGCGGTCGGGAAGCTGGCCCAGCGGGACGGGGTGATCGCGGCCGCCGCGGGGGTGGACACCGCGCGGTGGGAGATCCTGCGGTTCTCGGTG encodes:
- a CDS encoding DUF4865 family protein, coding for MHAMQYELTFPADYDMRVIHARVARVGHLLDDWDGLGLKAYLLRERGTDGSPVNQYAPFYLWDTTRGMNRFLWCGPFQGLSDDFGRPAVRQWSGVAYEVGGAVGSPAAVAVRQRVPVPPDGVVYADVMEGEAEAVGKLAQRDGVIAAAAGVDTARWEILRFSVWAHDAPGVEGEVFRVLHLSTPGLTRLPRGRQW